Sequence from the Deferribacter autotrophicus genome:
TTTTAAGTATTATAATTTAAAGGAAAACAGTGTAATTGTTGTTCGAGGAGAAGAGCTCTTAACGGAAGATGATAGGTTGAAAGATGGTGATAAAGTGAAAATTATTCCTGTTGTGAGTGGTGGCTGATGAAGTGTAAAATTTGTAAAGAAAAGGCAATTATAAAATTAAAAAGACACAATATAAAGCTCTGTAAAGAGCATTTTAATGATTTTTTTCTTAAGCAGGTGGATAGGGCTATCAAAGAGTATAAAATGTTCAAGAAAGAAGACAAAATCATGGTTTGTGTTTCTGGGGGGAAGGATAGCCTTGTGCTCTGGTATGTTTTAAAAAAATTGGGCTACAATAGTGTTGGGATGTATATTAATTTAGGGATAAGCGAATATTCTGAAAATTCAAAAAAGAAGGTTATAGAATTCGCAAAAAGATTTGATTTACAATATAAAATAGTTGACCTTGTGGAGTTGGGTTATCCTATTCCTAAAGTTGCAAAGGAATCCAGAAGGGCAGAATGCTCTGTATGCGGGATAATAAAAAGATATTATTTTAATAAAGTTGCTTTTGATGAAGGGTTTGATGTAGTAGCTACTGGGCATAATCTGGATGATGAGGCCTCTAGGTTGCTTGGTAATATCCTTCATTGGAATGAAGAGTATTTAAAAAAACAGTTACCTGTTTTGCCAGCAGAAGGTAATATGCTCAAAAAAAAGGTAAAGCCTCTCATTAGACTTACGGAAAAAGAGATAGCTTCTTATGCCTTTTTGAATAGGATAGATTAT
This genomic interval carries:
- a CDS encoding ATP-binding protein codes for the protein MKCKICKEKAIIKLKRHNIKLCKEHFNDFFLKQVDRAIKEYKMFKKEDKIMVCVSGGKDSLVLWYVLKKLGYNSVGMYINLGISEYSENSKKKVIEFAKRFDLQYKIVDLVELGYPIPKVAKESRRAECSVCGIIKRYYFNKVAFDEGFDVVATGHNLDDEASRLLGNILHWNEEYLKKQLPVLPAEGNMLKKKVKPLIRLTEKEIASYAFLNRIDYIIDECPLSEGATSLVYKDALNLIEENIVGTKQFFYFQYVKKLLKEIKQSQSEKRYLKKCKICGMESFHDICSFCRLVKDEKQ
- a CDS encoding MoaD/ThiS family protein, translating into MIIVEFANGKIEMCECKTVKQLFKYYNLKENSVIVVRGEELLTEDDRLKDGDKVKIIPVVSGG